In bacterium, a genomic segment contains:
- a CDS encoding homoserine O-acetyltransferase — MELGGALEQVRVAYRTWGRLAPDGANAVVVCHALTGSADAAEWWSPLFGAGRAL, encoded by the coding sequence CTGGAACTCGGCGGCGCGCTCGAACAGGTCCGCGTCGCCTACCGCACGTGGGGCCGCCTCGCGCCGGACGGCGCGAACGCGGTCGTCGTCTGCCACGCGCTGACCGGCTCGGCCGACGCGGCGGAGTGGTGGTCGCCGCTCTTCGGCGCCGGCCGCGCGCTCGA